In one Nicotiana sylvestris chromosome 8, ASM39365v2, whole genome shotgun sequence genomic region, the following are encoded:
- the LOC138875638 gene encoding uncharacterized protein has translation MDALADQGKTLQELSKYTKKLKKTRASKESVKELRGEVEKMKAFDRLKSEFLRYEARLRKASDREKSLKLLCERKESELARVDAQVAAKESALAKASSFEMQIQTARANDSARVNMIARLESKLSKARVEVVNA, from the exons ATGGATGCTCTTGCAGATCAAGGAAAAACACTTCAGGAGCTAAGCAAGTACACAAAGAAGTTGAAGAAGACTCGGGCCTcgaaggagtctgtgaaggaatTGAGGGGggaggtggagaagatgaag GCCTTTGACAGGCTTAAGTCTGAGTTTCTTCGCTATGAAGCTAGGTTGCGGAAAGCTTctgatagggagaaatcccttaagcttctttgtgAGAGAAAGGAAAGCGAGCTG GCCCGtgtagatgcccaagttgcggccaaggagagtgctttggctaaagcttcCTCCTTTGAGATGCAAATCCAGACTGCTCGTGCGAATGATTCTGCGCGAGTGAACATGATTGCAAGGCTCGAGTCCAAGCTTTCGAAGGCGAGGGTCGAGGTGGTGAATGCCTGA